A single window of Rhodamnia argentea isolate NSW1041297 chromosome 5, ASM2092103v1, whole genome shotgun sequence DNA harbors:
- the LOC115750639 gene encoding gallate 1-beta-glucosyltransferase 84A23, whose protein sequence is MGSEALVHVLLVSFPGQGHVNPLLRLGKRLASKGLLVTFTTPESIGKAMRKASNIGEELSPVGDGFIRFEFFEDGWDEDEVRRQDLDQYLPQLEKVGKVLIPEMIRRNGEQGRPVSCLINNPFIPWVSDVAESLGLPSAMLWVQSCACFTAYYHYYHGLVPFPSETAMEIDIQLPRMPLLKHDEVPSFLYPTTPYPFLRRAIMGQYKNLDKPFCILMDTFQELEHEIIEYMSKISPIKTVGPLFKNPKAPNATVKGDFMKADDCVGWLDSKPASSVVYVSFGSVVYLKQDQWDEIAYGLLNSGVNFLWVMKPPHKDSGYELLTLPEGFLDKAGDKGKVVQWSPQEQVLAHPSVACFVTHCGWNSTMEALTSGMPVVAFPQWGDQVTDAKYLVDVFKVGVRMCRGEAENKLITRDVVEQCLLEATSGPKAEEMKRNAMKWRAAAEASFAEGGSSDQNIQAFVDEVKRRSLEVLAASVKSAAKGGADLAGKVAANGVAELKESKVNGELQVVS, encoded by the coding sequence ATGGGGTCAGAGGCGCTCGTCCACGTCCTCTTGGTCTCGTTCCCCGGCCAGGGCCACGTCAACCCTCTCCTGAGGCTCGGCAAGCGCCTCGCCTCCAAGGGCCTGCTCGTCACCTTCACCACCCCGGAGAGCATTGGCAAGGCGATGCGCAAGGCGAGCAACATCGGCGAGGAGCTCTCCCCCGTCGGCGATGGCTTCATCCGATTCGAGTTCTTCGAGGACGGGTGGGACGAGGACGAGGTGCGCCGCCAGGACCTCGACCAGTACCTACCCCAGCTCGAGAAGGTCGGGAAGGTCCTCATCCCGGAGATGATCCGCCGCAACGGCGAGCAAGGCCGCCCCGTCTCGTGCCTCATCAACAATCCCTTCATCCCCTGGGTTTCCGATGTTGCCGAGAGCCTTGGCCTCCCCTCGGCGATGCTCTGGGTTCAGTCCTGCGCGTGCTTCACCGCGTACTACCACTACTACCACGGCCTGGTCCCGTTCCCTTCCGAGACCGCGATGGAGATCGACATCCAACTTCCGAGGATGCCGCTCCTGAAGCACGATGAGGTCCCGAGCTTCTTGTACCCGACGACCCCGTACCCTTTCCTCCGGAGGGCGATCATGGGGCAGTACAAGAACTTGGATAAGCCATTCTGCATCCTGATGGACACTTTCCAGGAGCTCGAGCATGAGATCATTGAGTACATGTCCAAGATCAGCCCCATCAAGACCGTCGGGCCGCTCTTCAAGAACCCTAAGGCCCCAAATGCCACCGTCAAGGGCGATTTCATGAAGGCTGACGACTGCGTCGGCTGGCTCGACTCAAAGCCTGCTTCCTCGGTCGTTTACGTGTCGTTCGGGAGCGTGGTGTACTTGAAGCAAGACCAGTGGGATGAGATTGCTTATGGGCTGTTGAACTCCGGGGTCAACTTCTTGTGGGTCATGAAGCCGCCGCACAAGGACTCTGGCTATGAGCTGCTGACGTTGCCCGAAGGATTCTTGGATAAGGCCGGTGACAAGGGCAAGGTGGTGCAGTGGAGCCCACAAGAGCAAGTCTTGGCTCACCCCTCGGTGGCTTGCTTCGTGACGCACTGCGGTTGGAACTCAACAATGGAGGCTTTGACCTCCGGCATGCCCGTGGTGGCATTCCCGCAATGGGGCGACCAGGTCACCGATGCCAAGTACCTAGTCGACGTGTTCAAGGTCGGGGTGAGGATGTGCCGGGGCGAGGCGGAGAACAAGCTGATCACAAGGGACGTGGTTGAGCAGTGCCTCCTCGAGGCGACCTCGGGACCCAAGGCCGAGGAGATGAAGCGGAACGCAATGAAGTGGAGGGCGGCAGCAGAGGCCTCCTTCGCAGAAGGCGGCTCCTCGGACCAGAACATCCAGGCCTTCGTGGACgaggtgaagaggaggagcCTGGAGGTGCTGGCCGCAAGCGTCAAGTCAGCGGCCAAAGGAGGAGCGGACCTAGCCGGCAAGGTGGCGGCCAATGGGGTTGCGGAGCTGAAGGAGTCAAAGGTCAACGGGGAGTTGCAGGTGGTGTCATGA
- the LOC115750665 gene encoding UDP-glycosyltransferase 84B2-like: MAQAEEKREENHVLLVAFSSQGHINPMLRLGKRLAAKGIQVTLATTEIARHRILKSSDAGAADLVTGIKLLFFSDGLSLDYDRKTNLDFYMETLGKHGPSNLSTLIKEHYTSPKKLLCLVTNPFVPWVCDVAVEYNVPCAMLWIQPCALYAIYYRFFNKLSAFPTPTDPDIVVELPGLPSMETEDLPTFVLPNNPLGSFPKLFSELFQGMEKFKWVLGNSFHELEKHVIDSMCELYPIRPIGPLVPPTLLGLDQELEDASVDMWKSDETCIEWLTLQPLCSVIYVSFGSIVVLPAKQMEAIATALKNAMRPFLWVVKPPEFAAPDGAGQLPEGFLEETKDQGQVVSWSPQTRVLSHPAVACFITHCGWNSMLETICSGIPLIAYPQWTDQPTNAKLIVDVFKIGVRIKKEVDGNISSEVIEKCIEEVMVGPKAEQLRKNAAALKGEARKAVAAGGSSDENIQLFVEEITRDSRKKDDSPNVGNLSHEGQEDKISDKDV, encoded by the coding sequence ATGGCTCAGgcagaggagaagagagaggagaaccATGTCCTTTTGGTGGCCTTCTCCTCTCAAGGCCATATCAATCCGATGTTACGGCTTGGCAAGCGTCTCGCTGCCAAAGGTATCCAGGTCACCCTTGCCACCACTGAGATCGCCCGCCATCGGATTCTTAAATCCTCCGATGCTGGTGCTGCTGACCTTGTCACCGGTATCAAGCTCCTGTTCTTCTCCGATGGCCTGAGCCTTGACTATGACCGGAAGACCAACCTCGACTTCTACATGGAAACCCTAGGTAAACATGGGCCTAGTAATCTCTCGACTCTAATCAAAGAACACTACACGAGTCCAAAGAAACTCTTATGCCTAGTCACGAACCCTTTCGTGCCATGGGTTTGCGACGTAGCCGTCGAGTACAACGTCCCTTGTGCCATGTTGTGGATACAGCCGTGCGCGTTGTACGCGATATACTATCGCTTCTTCAATAAGCTCAGCGCCTTCCCGACTCCAACGGACCCTGATATCGTTGTGGAACTACCGGGTTTACCTTCGATGGAGACCGAGGATTTGCCGACCTTTGTGCTTCCCAACAACCCATTGGGCAGCTTCCCCAAACTATTCTCTGAACTATTCCAAGGCATGGAGAAATTCAAATGGGTTTTAGGAAATTCTTTCCATGAGCTTGAGAAACATGTCATAGACTCCATGTGCGAGCTTTATCCAATAAGGCCGATCGGTCCACTAGTCCCTCCAACGTTGCTAGGCCTAGATCAAGAACTTGAGGATGCAAGTGTAGATATGTGGAAATCAGATGAGACTTGCATTGAATGGTTGACCTTGCAACCTCTTTGCTCAGTCATCTATGTATCCTTTGGGAGCATTGTTGTGTTACCAGCCAAGCAAATGGAAGCGATAGCCACGGCTCTAAAGAACGCAATGCGCCCGTTTCTTTGGGTGGTGAAGCCGCCTGAGTTCGCGGCGCCTGATGGTGCGGGGCAACTTCCGGAAGGGTTTcttgaagaaacaaaagacCAAGGTCAAGTCGTGAGTTGGTCTCCTCAAACTAGGGTCTTGTCACACCCGGCTGTGGCATGTTTCATCACTCACTGTGGATGGAATTCCATGCTCGAGACCATTTGCTCGGGCATCCCTCTCATAGCCTACCCACAGTGGACCGACCAGCCGACCAACGCGAAGCTCATTGTGGATGTCTTTAAGATTGGCGTGAGGATCAAGAAGGAAGTTGATGGAAACATAAGCAGTGAAGTGATCGAGAAATGCATTGAAGAGGTCATGGTTGGGCCAAAGGCTGAGCAATTGAGAAAAAACGCGGCGGCACTAAAGGGCGAGGCTCGGAAGGCAGTGGCGGCAGGTGGATCATCCGATGAGAATATCCAGCTCTTCGTGGAGGAAATTACCCGCGACTCCCGCAAGAAAGATGATTCGCCAAACGTGGGAAATTTGAGCCATGAAGGTCAAGAAGATAAGATTAGTGATAAAGATGTGTAG